The following nucleotide sequence is from Aythya fuligula isolate bAytFul2 chromosome 22, bAytFul2.pri, whole genome shotgun sequence.
GGGGAGACCCGGGCCTGAGGGGACTGAGCAGGGCCTGGGGGGGCCGAGCAGGGCCTGAGGGGGCGACCCGGGCCTGGGGGGGCCGAGCAGGGCCTGGGGGGGTCGAGAAGGGCCTCGGGGGGGAGACCCGGGCCTGAGGGGACTGAGTAGGGCCTGGGGGGGCCGAGCTGGGCCTCAGGGCACTGAGATGGGCCTGAGGGCACCGGGCCAGGCCTAGAGGCACCGAGCAGGGCCTGAGGGGGCGACCCGGGCTTCAGGGAACCGAGCAGGGCCTGAGGGGACCGAGCAGGGCCTCAGGGACCGAGCAGGGCATGGGGGGGAGACCCGGGCCTGAGGGGGAGACCCGGGCTTCAGGGAACCAAGCAGGGCCTGAGGGGGCGACCCGGGCATGAGGGGACTGAGCAGGGCGTTAGGGGACCGAGCTGGGCCTCAGGGCACGGAGCAGGGCCTGAGGGGGTGACCTGAGCCTGAGGGGGCCGGTTCAGGTCTGAGAACACCGTGAGGGACCGGGCCGGTGCCTCTGACGCCACCCTCCCCGCAGTGGGTCATGCCGTGCTCGCCATCAATGGTGCCGAGGTCAACGGGCGCTTCACGGCCGACGGTAAGGACGTGCTGGAGTTCCTGAGCAACCCTGCCAACTACCCCGTGTCCATCCGCTTCGGCCGCCACCGGCTGTCCTCCAACGAGAAGCTGATGCTGGCCTCCATGTTCCACTCGTGAGCCGCCGGGGGACCGGGGGGCGCGGTGGGGAGGGTGGTGGTGCTGAGcgccctgtccccatccccgtcccccgTAGGTTGTTCGCCATCGGCTCGCAGCTCTCCCCCGAGGTGGGCAGCTCCGGCATCGAGATGCTGGAGACCGACACCTTCAAGCTGCACTGCTTCCAGACGCTGACAGGTAcgggtgtgctgctgctgctgctgctctggggggcTGCCTCGTGGCCCGACCTCCCTCACACCACTCCTTGTGCCTCCAGGGATCAAATTCGTCGTGCTGGCTGACCCCAGGCAAGCTGGGATCGACGCCCTTCTTCGCAAGATCTATGAGATTTACTCCGACTTCGCTCTGAAGAATCCTTTCTACTCCCTGGAGATGCCAATCAGGTAAGGAAGAAGCCCGCTTTTAATGATGCACCCTCTTCAGGTTCTACCTGGGCAGAACACGTGCTGCCACGGGCCTTCAGGAGCAAAGCAGACAAAGGGGACAGAAGGGGGAAAACGGGGTATGTGCTGCAGGTACGTGACGCTGAGCTGTGCTTTGTCCAGTGCTGTTCTTCTGGAGAAATGGGAGATGCTTTCCCTTGGTATAACCCCAACGTAGCGCCAGAACCTGTAGAAGCTTTAACTTTATTTGACAACCAAGCCAAGGACTGACAGCAGTCAGGCGTTGGCTCTTGCCTGACAGAATCTCTCCTTGAAGGATGCCAAGCCAGTGCAGAGATGCTGTCTGTCTTAGCTTGTTCCATAAGTAAAGCCCCctcccttttcttatttttctgaatatttcagatGCGAATTGTTTGATCAGAACTTGAAGCTTGCTTTGGAGGTAGCAGAGAAAGCTGGATCGTTTGGACCTGGATCGTAGAAAACGTGTTCCTTGTTGCCCAGATTCCTTTCTCTAAAGAGCGGggcctttttctcctcccagatCTCCCTCATCCACAGCACAGACTGCATATCCCCAAACATGCTTCGTATCCGCCAAGATAACGTTCTGGCCCATTCACAAAATTTACCTTGAACAATTCATTACTACTGTTTACTCCTGGGCCACAGAACCTTCTCTTGCAGCTCCCCTACCCCTGAGTAAGAAAGATGTGGTGTAGGCTCTGTGGCCCTACTGCACTCAATTGTTCCCTTCCGTTTTGTacttgtatatatgtatttttcctgtataGTTCTAACTTATGATTTTGCTAAGGGTTTCTGTGTAGAAGTAATAAACATTCCTCAGAGAGGTGGAGGGCTCCTTGTGTTCTGTTAAAGGGGCAGTTGGTGCCAGGACCACCTCA
It contains:
- the TRAPPC4 gene encoding trafficking protein particle complex subunit 4, which codes for MAIFSVYVVNKAGGLIYQLDHYVPRSDTEKTFSYPLDLVLRPRDERVVVAFGQRDGIRVGHAVLAINGAEVNGRFTADGKDVLEFLSNPANYPVSIRFGRHRLSSNEKLMLASMFHSLFAIGSQLSPEVGSSGIEMLETDTFKLHCFQTLTGIKFVVLADPRQAGIDALLRKIYEIYSDFALKNPFYSLEMPIRCELFDQNLKLALEVAEKAGSFGPGS